In a single window of the Flavivirga spongiicola genome:
- a CDS encoding hybrid sensor histidine kinase/response regulator transcription factor encodes MNIDKGLSNGRVTAIVQDRLGFIWVGTKNGLNRYDGTSFKVFNKKNSSISSDDISALKIDSQGKLWIGTIGGGVSVYNPIKNSFTNYKSNLEDVKSISSDDVHTIIEDKNNRIWIGTENGLNLFNKKTKAFKTFIYQINNTLSLSHNSVWSIFEQKEDVFWIGTYGGGLNKFDFKTETFTRFSLDSKINFEFINAITSINKSELLIGTNGAGLLKFNIKDNTLTNFLKNSKYQDVSIIRTIQKDNTNNLWIGTDGSGVLKIQGNFHNKLVINQYKHDNRLQTALTNNTVNAIFEDNQSNIWIGTAWKGINILEKKSNDVLLFYSDIKGYDTSPILSVYKENEELWMGTDGKGLSVFNIDNKELKFYNKEHNSFIGGDFIQCIKPSIKNQYWIGTFANGLVLLDSKKKKVKQFKREANNDFSLPYNDVRSIVELPSSDLWVGTWGGGLSYFNVQEQKFTTFKHRKTNSKSLPSDNVLSILLNKDNTLWIATFGGGLSFFDPKTNQFTNYLVNKNNSNAIASNYIFSFIKDDKGNLWIGTKEGLSFFDIKTKVFKNFSIGNAINNNAVVGLIQDNEKNIWLSTIEGIYKYNIDLERIQAFSDREREFHIASVFKDKNGMLYFGGNRGVTSFNPKSIQEYNSEFPVVFTDFKLLNKSVHGSEESVIKNHISYQDSITLTYSQRVFTFSFSSLQYPFSNNTQFAVKMEGFEDAWREIGTQNTSTFTNLSPGEYKFKVKSKEQNGMWNVGNIANIHINILPPYWRTWWAYVLYSILLVIVLALFQRYYLRWSQMKNRLVLEKLQREHEDKLHKAKQRFFTNISHEIRTPLTLILGPLNNLLKSDLEVNKKNQLSTIKSNTNRLLHLVNELLNFRKLEEGHVKLKVTQSNIVDFTNEIFLNFSQQAIIKKIDYQFKKTDSDIKAWFDKDQLEKVIFNLLSNAFKFCEEGNQIKIKVTKDSKYVNIIVSDSGQGIQKDKLQNIFERFYQKEDDTNEAKGFGIGLSIAKDIIELHSGKIEVNSKLGKGSVFTIKLPLGYMHFKEAEIIKGVHEDENIENYVADRSDVEVDEDSKRESKSSILLVEDNTNLRDYLKGVLSKSYLVIEASNGKEGLEMAVEFIPDLVVSDIMMPVMDGVAFCSKLKNDIRTSHIPVILLTARTLISDKIEGLETGADDYLTKPFNEAILKIRIKNLLQTRELLRDRYLKEGLLRPKNVALNSPDEEFLTKLVTIVEENIEESEFNVDQLAKDIGMSHSNVYKKIKAMTGMTIIGFVRDFRLQRAAQLLKEQQKISITDVCFKVGYTDRRHFSQEFKKKFGKSPSLFVKDHFSE; translated from the coding sequence TTGAACATAGATAAAGGATTATCGAATGGTCGTGTTACTGCTATTGTTCAAGATCGTTTAGGTTTTATTTGGGTTGGTACTAAGAATGGATTAAATAGATACGACGGAACCTCTTTTAAAGTTTTTAATAAAAAAAATAGCTCAATAAGCTCTGATGATATTTCAGCTCTAAAAATTGATAGTCAAGGAAAGTTATGGATAGGTACCATTGGTGGAGGGGTTAGTGTTTATAACCCTATTAAAAATAGTTTTACTAATTATAAATCAAATTTGGAAGATGTAAAATCTATTTCATCTGATGATGTACATACAATTATTGAAGATAAAAATAATAGAATTTGGATAGGCACAGAAAATGGCTTAAACCTTTTTAACAAAAAAACTAAAGCATTTAAGACATTTATATATCAGATAAACAATACGTTATCTTTAAGTCATAATAGTGTTTGGAGTATTTTTGAACAAAAGGAAGATGTATTTTGGATAGGGACTTATGGGGGTGGCTTAAACAAGTTTGATTTTAAAACAGAAACTTTTACAAGGTTTAGCTTAGATAGTAAAATCAATTTTGAATTTATTAATGCAATTACATCAATAAACAAAAGTGAATTGTTAATAGGAACTAATGGTGCTGGCTTGTTAAAGTTTAATATAAAAGATAATACATTAACAAATTTTTTAAAGAATTCTAAGTATCAAGATGTATCAATTATAAGAACGATTCAGAAAGATAATACCAATAATTTGTGGATTGGTACTGATGGATCTGGCGTGCTAAAAATCCAAGGCAATTTTCATAATAAGCTTGTTATTAATCAATATAAGCATGATAACCGTTTACAAACTGCTTTAACAAATAATACAGTTAATGCTATATTTGAAGACAATCAGTCTAATATTTGGATTGGTACAGCATGGAAAGGAATAAATATTCTTGAAAAAAAATCTAATGATGTCCTGCTTTTTTATAGTGATATAAAGGGGTATGATACATCTCCAATATTATCTGTTTATAAAGAAAATGAAGAACTTTGGATGGGAACAGATGGTAAGGGGTTAAGTGTTTTCAATATTGATAATAAAGAACTTAAATTTTATAATAAAGAACATAATTCATTTATTGGTGGCGATTTTATTCAATGTATAAAACCTTCAATAAAGAATCAATACTGGATAGGTACTTTTGCGAATGGGCTTGTTTTATTAGATTCTAAAAAGAAAAAAGTAAAACAGTTTAAAAGAGAAGCAAATAATGATTTTTCATTACCCTATAATGATGTAAGGTCGATTGTAGAATTACCATCTAGTGATCTATGGGTAGGGACTTGGGGTGGTGGATTGAGTTATTTTAATGTACAAGAACAAAAGTTTACAACTTTTAAACATCGTAAAACAAATTCGAAGTCATTACCAAGTGATAATGTTTTGTCTATTTTATTGAATAAAGATAATACATTATGGATAGCAACTTTTGGAGGAGGATTAAGTTTTTTTGACCCTAAAACAAATCAATTCACCAATTATCTCGTCAATAAAAATAATTCTAATGCTATTGCTAGTAATTACATTTTTAGCTTTATAAAAGATGATAAAGGGAACTTATGGATAGGAACTAAAGAAGGATTGAGTTTTTTTGATATAAAAACCAAAGTTTTTAAAAATTTTAGTATTGGAAATGCTATAAATAATAATGCCGTAGTTGGGTTAATACAAGATAATGAAAAAAATATTTGGCTTAGTACAATAGAGGGTATTTATAAGTACAATATAGATTTAGAACGAATTCAGGCATTTTCAGATAGAGAAAGAGAATTCCATATAGCTTCAGTATTTAAAGATAAAAATGGTATGTTGTATTTTGGAGGAAATAGAGGTGTTACTTCATTCAACCCAAAATCTATTCAAGAATATAATTCAGAATTCCCAGTTGTATTTACAGATTTTAAGCTACTAAACAAAAGTGTTCATGGTAGCGAGGAGTCTGTTATTAAAAATCATATATCTTATCAAGACAGTATTACTTTAACCTATAGCCAAAGAGTATTTACATTTAGTTTCTCATCATTACAATATCCTTTTTCTAATAATACTCAGTTTGCTGTAAAAATGGAAGGATTTGAAGATGCATGGCGAGAAATTGGCACACAAAACACATCAACATTTACTAATTTATCTCCGGGAGAATACAAGTTTAAAGTAAAAAGTAAAGAGCAAAATGGAATGTGGAATGTAGGCAATATAGCAAATATTCATATAAATATTCTACCACCTTATTGGAGAACATGGTGGGCTTATGTTTTGTATTCGATACTATTAGTAATAGTGTTGGCATTATTTCAGCGTTATTATTTGAGATGGTCTCAAATGAAGAACAGATTGGTATTAGAAAAATTACAGCGTGAACATGAAGATAAATTGCATAAAGCGAAACAGCGTTTTTTTACAAACATATCACATGAAATAAGAACGCCATTAACCCTAATATTAGGTCCGTTAAATAATTTATTAAAGAGTGATTTAGAGGTAAACAAAAAGAATCAGCTTTCAACAATAAAAAGTAATACTAATAGGCTATTGCATTTAGTAAATGAATTATTGAATTTTAGAAAATTAGAAGAGGGACATGTTAAATTAAAAGTAACACAAAGCAATATTGTTGACTTTACAAATGAGATTTTTTTAAATTTTTCACAGCAAGCCATTATTAAGAAAATAGATTATCAGTTTAAAAAAACAGATTCAGATATAAAGGCTTGGTTTGATAAAGATCAATTAGAGAAAGTAATTTTTAATTTACTATCTAATGCTTTTAAATTTTGTGAAGAAGGAAATCAAATAAAAATTAAAGTAACGAAAGATAGTAAGTATGTTAACATTATAGTAAGTGATTCAGGTCAAGGTATTCAAAAAGACAAACTTCAAAATATTTTTGAACGCTTTTATCAAAAAGAAGACGATACGAATGAAGCCAAAGGGTTTGGAATAGGATTGTCTATAGCTAAAGATATTATCGAATTGCATTCGGGAAAGATTGAGGTAAACAGCAAATTGGGAAAAGGGAGTGTATTTACAATTAAATTACCCCTTGGGTACATGCATTTTAAAGAGGCTGAAATAATAAAAGGAGTTCATGAAGATGAAAATATAGAAAACTATGTTGCAGACCGAAGTGATGTTGAAGTAGATGAAGATTCTAAAAGAGAGTCTAAATCTTCAATTTTGTTAGTAGAAGATAATACAAATTTGAGAGACTACTTAAAAGGCGTATTATCAAAGTCCTATTTGGTTATAGAAGCCTCTAATGGAAAAGAAGGTTTAGAAATGGCTGTAGAATTTATTCCAGATTTGGTAGTGAGTGATATAATGATGCCAGTTATGGATGGCGTAGCTTTTTGTTCTAAATTAAAAAATGATATTAGAACTAGCCATATTCCTGTCATATTACTTACTGCTAGAACGCTTATTTCTGATAAAATTGAAGGCTTAGAAACGGGTGCAGATGATTATTTAACCAAACCGTTTAATGAAGCTATATTAAAAATAAGAATTAAAAATCTTTTACAGACTAGAGAATTATTACGAGATCGTTATTTAAAAGAAGGTTTGTTACGACCTAAAAATGTAGCATTGAACTCTCCCGATGAAGAATTTTTAACCAAATTGGTAACAATAGTTGAAGAAAATATTGAAGAGTCTGAATTTAATGTCGATCAATTGGCTAAAGATATTGGGATGAGTCATTCTAATGTTTATAAAAAAATTAAAGCAATGACCGGTATGACGATTATCGGGTTTGTAAGAGATTTTCGTTTACAGCGTGCAGCCCAATTATTAAAAGAACAACAAAAAATCTCGATAACAGATGTTTGTTTTAAAGTTGGGTATACAGATAGAAGGCATTTTAGTCAGGAATTTAAAAAGAAATTTGGTAAAAGTCCTTCGTTGTTTGTTAAAGATCATTTTTCTGAATAA
- a CDS encoding transposase produces MPLLYLTMQLFTKEMTLYKLLKRKGHTLEFLPPYSPDLNPIDKKWAQAKSIRRKLDYTPDELFLYAGL; encoded by the coding sequence ATGCCGTTATTGTACTTGACAATGCAGCTTTTTACAAAAGAAATGACACTTTACAAGCTGTTGAAGAGAAAAGGACATACTCTTGAATTTCTACCACCATATAGTCCTGATTTGAATCCTATTGATAAGAAGTGGGCACAAGCAAAAAGTATCAGAAGAAAATTAGACTATACACCTGATGAACTTTTTTTATATGCTGGCTTATGA
- a CDS encoding DUF4091 domain-containing protein, with protein MKNSFYHSRLILVVLIIFNFNCASDKLTKKINETISLDDIETVPEWLNLNVDEVFLTDSLNIWVPTGNFQTSSLIRVPRFPRKFSEEELIENEALKDFEIVNLVKESVLELTAVKNEQVSAQIALGSKKDISKLKVSINGLKASNGEVINKENFQIRYVKYVPIQRARSEYDWSPKLEEIIGEGVSGNMTPDIVGDPLLELKFVDIPAYRAQPVWITFRVPENVNPGTYKGSITISSKQHADVVHKIKLHIQKEKLPDPKDYKFHLDLWLNPSAIAEYYNLEHWSEPHWSMISKYLKDYASRGGKNLATTITHEPWLKPWISNSTRSQIAFGYRSMVQWTLNEKGDWEFDYSVFDRYVDMATQLGIDEAINTFSMAPFKETKQRLHYFDKKDNAFKNLELDIHDVLYKDIWTKFLISFKKYLLSKNLTERTFLGFDEKTEEDMQVLLAIIKTAAPEFLDKIIIAGHPEGDEYAKNLSISYMFFPEQPLERKAVVPVLPTIEGRKSDNKRTTFYLCAEPAHPNALTYSPAIESQLIPWLALKYNTDGYLRWSYNNWTKDPFKNPVFRHNQGDDYYVYPGKDGPISSIRWELLKEGIEDYELFNIIKKAGNIPDKELLKAIELATRNQDGRFKKANDLAKSRNILSINRKGNQTLLSLKNKN; from the coding sequence ATGAAGAACTCTTTTTACCATAGTAGATTAATACTGGTTGTTTTAATAATATTCAATTTTAATTGCGCAAGTGATAAATTAACAAAAAAAATAAATGAGACAATAAGTTTAGATGATATAGAAACAGTTCCAGAATGGCTAAATTTAAATGTAGATGAAGTTTTTTTAACAGACAGTTTAAATATATGGGTGCCAACTGGTAATTTTCAAACATCATCATTAATAAGGGTTCCAAGATTTCCGCGCAAATTTTCTGAAGAAGAATTAATAGAAAATGAAGCGTTAAAAGATTTTGAAATTGTAAACCTAGTAAAAGAAAGTGTGTTAGAACTTACAGCAGTTAAAAATGAGCAAGTATCTGCACAAATAGCTTTAGGTTCAAAAAAAGATATATCTAAATTAAAAGTAAGTATTAATGGTTTAAAAGCTTCAAATGGAGAAGTCATTAATAAAGAAAATTTTCAAATTAGATATGTTAAATATGTTCCCATACAACGTGCCAGAAGTGAGTATGATTGGTCTCCGAAATTAGAAGAAATTATTGGGGAAGGTGTTTCTGGAAATATGACACCAGATATTGTTGGAGATCCTCTTTTAGAGCTAAAATTTGTTGATATTCCGGCCTATAGAGCACAACCCGTTTGGATAACTTTTAGAGTTCCTGAAAATGTTAATCCTGGAACTTATAAAGGTAGTATTACAATAAGTAGTAAGCAACATGCTGATGTAGTACACAAGATTAAATTGCATATTCAAAAAGAAAAATTGCCAGACCCAAAAGATTATAAATTCCATTTAGATCTTTGGTTAAACCCTAGTGCCATAGCCGAATATTATAACTTGGAACATTGGTCTGAACCACATTGGAGTATGATTTCAAAATATTTAAAAGATTATGCTTCAAGAGGGGGAAAAAATTTAGCAACGACCATAACACATGAACCATGGCTTAAACCCTGGATTAGTAATTCGACACGTTCTCAAATTGCTTTTGGATATCGCAGTATGGTCCAATGGACTTTAAATGAAAAAGGTGATTGGGAGTTTGATTATAGTGTCTTTGATAGATATGTAGATATGGCTACCCAATTAGGGATTGATGAAGCTATTAATACTTTTTCTATGGCGCCATTTAAAGAAACCAAACAAAGATTACACTATTTTGATAAAAAAGACAATGCATTTAAAAATTTGGAATTAGATATTCACGATGTGCTATATAAAGATATTTGGACTAAATTTCTAATAAGCTTTAAAAAGTATTTACTTTCTAAAAACTTAACAGAAAGAACTTTTTTAGGGTTTGATGAGAAAACAGAAGAAGATATGCAAGTTTTACTTGCTATTATTAAAACTGCAGCTCCAGAGTTTTTAGATAAAATTATTATAGCAGGGCATCCAGAAGGAGACGAGTATGCCAAAAACCTATCTATTTCATATATGTTTTTTCCTGAACAACCTTTAGAAAGAAAAGCGGTTGTGCCAGTCTTACCTACTATAGAAGGCAGGAAAAGTGATAACAAACGAACTACCTTTTATTTATGCGCAGAACCTGCTCACCCAAATGCGTTAACCTACTCGCCAGCAATTGAGTCGCAATTAATACCTTGGTTGGCTTTAAAATATAATACGGATGGATATCTGAGATGGTCTTATAATAATTGGACAAAGGACCCCTTTAAAAATCCAGTATTTAGGCATAATCAAGGAGATGATTATTATGTGTACCCTGGAAAGGATGGACCCATTTCGAGTATTAGATGGGAATTGCTAAAAGAAGGAATTGAAGATTATGAGCTGTTTAATATTATTAAGAAAGCTGGTAATATTCCAGATAAAGAACTTTTAAAAGCTATAGAGCTTGCCACTAGAAATCAAGATGGAAGATTTAAAAAGGCTAATGATTTAGCCAAATCTAGAAATATATTATCTATTAATAGGAAAGGAAATCAAACTTTACTTTCATTAAAGAATAAAAACTAA
- a CDS encoding GEVED domain-containing protein: MKKNKLNFLMSLLALSMILFSSCEEDDLTTVSLNEIELSESALQLSINEVKPIIVTPSPDTTTEKVTWSSSDEQVAEIQFSENGLVAGVKGISLGEAILTAKNVDGNITKTVTINVIIKVESIALEEVVSANPSQTSYNVIFTPENASIKEVTWSSSDPSVISVDANGNVTAISPGVAVITAMTIQGEKTAVIQLATSGDPVILGLQYCSISGTGGYNADTIVTTGAEGNINYSGSQPTNNYELSTETLVVTTDSQFSISLTQSNNWSKSKIWIDWNGDKDFEDAGELVIEFGLDAQLNDGPFNDMINVPVDAAVGTSRMRVQTLDAWTNYGLCGDVANQTTKDFEVEILGVSYCSISGTGGYNADTVTTTGGDTNLNYSGAQPAGNYEFYTTETLSTSIGNSFTLDLVQSNNWSKSKVWIDWNADGDFEDVGELVIEFGLDAQLNDGPFSESLTVPNNAATGNTRMRIQTLDAWVDFGLCGDVANQTTKDFKVSIF; the protein is encoded by the coding sequence ATGAAAAAAAACAAACTTAATTTTTTAATGTCATTACTTGCTTTAAGTATGATATTGTTTTCTTCCTGTGAAGAGGATGACCTTACAACTGTTTCTTTAAATGAAATAGAATTAAGTGAATCTGCTTTGCAATTAAGTATTAATGAAGTAAAGCCAATTATTGTTACACCATCTCCAGATACAACTACAGAGAAAGTGACTTGGTCTTCAAGTGATGAACAAGTTGCTGAGATTCAATTTAGTGAAAACGGATTAGTTGCAGGTGTAAAAGGTATTAGCTTGGGTGAGGCTATATTAACAGCTAAAAATGTTGATGGAAATATTACTAAAACAGTAACAATAAACGTAATTATTAAAGTAGAAAGTATCGCTTTGGAGGAAGTTGTGTCTGCTAATCCATCCCAAACGTCTTATAATGTAATTTTTACACCAGAAAATGCGAGTATAAAAGAGGTAACCTGGTCTTCTAGTGACCCAAGTGTGATTTCTGTTGATGCTAATGGGAATGTAACAGCCATATCTCCAGGAGTAGCAGTTATTACAGCGATGACAATTCAGGGCGAAAAAACAGCAGTTATTCAATTAGCGACCAGTGGAGACCCAGTCATTCTAGGTTTGCAATATTGTTCAATATCTGGAACAGGAGGATATAATGCCGATACAATTGTAACAACTGGTGCTGAAGGAAATATTAATTATTCAGGATCTCAACCAACAAATAATTATGAATTGTCAACTGAAACATTAGTAGTTACTACTGATTCTCAATTTTCTATTTCTTTAACACAGTCTAATAATTGGTCAAAATCTAAAATATGGATTGATTGGAATGGTGATAAAGATTTTGAAGATGCTGGTGAATTAGTAATTGAATTTGGATTAGATGCTCAGTTAAATGATGGGCCTTTCAATGATATGATAAATGTACCGGTAGATGCAGCAGTTGGAACCTCAAGAATGCGTGTTCAAACTTTAGATGCTTGGACAAACTATGGTCTTTGTGGAGATGTAGCAAATCAAACTACTAAAGATTTTGAAGTAGAAATTTTAGGAGTATCATATTGCAGTATTTCTGGTACTGGGGGATATAATGCAGATACAGTAACCACAACAGGTGGAGATACTAATCTTAATTATTCGGGAGCGCAACCTGCAGGGAATTATGAGTTTTATACTACTGAAACTCTAAGCACATCCATTGGAAACTCCTTTACATTAGATTTAGTTCAATCAAATAATTGGTCTAAATCTAAGGTATGGATTGATTGGAATGCAGATGGAGACTTTGAAGATGTTGGAGAGTTGGTTATTGAATTTGGATTGGATGCTCAATTAAATGACGGTCCTTTTAGTGAGTCACTAACAGTTCCTAATAACGCAGCAACAGGAAATACAAGAATGCGCATCCAGACATTAGATGCTTGGGTAGATTTCGGACTTTGTGGAGATGTAGCAAATCAAACCACTAAAGATTTTAAAGTTTCTATTTTTTAA
- a CDS encoding glycoside hydrolase domain-containing protein, translating to MNLRILLFFLSLSISVTSYTQTIKGSYTSKFKRYQKNESFSGTQTQNWNTVAWKGDRIHKQIVLWSTSNINGLSYTVSNLVKGGDQISSTNIKLRFGQYIKGDPEARTCSEYPTHSTTVEIIDALSDVTTTSLSASDPLKLWLTIDIPNTAVAGVYTGTVTVNGGAAPLVFNISVNVVNYTLPDVVNWDFHLDLWQFPTQILNHYNTANPGSPMTIWSDEHFDLFEPGYRILADMGQKGIAAQIKDGALGMPSMIRWIRKTNGTWEYDFTAFDKYVTTLMSWGITKQIDCFSPVGWNETVIPYWNEATNSIANLNAAIGSTTYNTRWDHFLDAFKTFLDSKGWFNKTVLYLDEVEQSKLNNVFSMVQNNNSAWKIGIAHTAVLSASNSSQLYDASGILGTTSTTGRTGKITTFYTSCTQVHPNSYVASDTNLAEMTWMGWHATKEGLDGYLRWAYDNWRSSDPFNIQDGAHTAGDFAMVYRNSNNSPSKYLPSLRLIMLRDGIQDFEKLKILKTQLESASDDYSQQQLAAFTSIINAFDNTSGPGAETLVKRGQEMIEELVLGTFSYCKANGEADTSYYVSSLTTTGGINNINFSTSQYPTTGYEYHTATKLSIPVGGSFTLELQNSAASNCARTAVWIDWNDDEDFEDTGEMVFSGGTANTCSNTKSYTMPITAPNGVLWGEKRMRIQVKKSDLAIPAPCGTIDKTGTVDFNLELLDPHCVVTGTGDYNVASVVTTGGTKNINYTGGAGSNNYTAVDEKLKIGKGDTFNLSVSNGNGWSRSIVWVDWNADNDFADAGERLTPLSPEKVSDATVTYDMDITVPSNAITGAFKMRIVSGDAWTYENAAIPSIPCGIPTPDSTLENSAIKDFIIDTSPVLAVNDIKEYEDIKIFPNPLKHNKLTIKLPKIRNESLDVVLFNIRGQVVHRVKLNAFKTYKNIVFSNELANGFYFVKIRTKMNEIITKKLLIAK from the coding sequence ATGAATTTACGAATATTACTATTTTTTTTGTCCCTGAGTATAAGTGTTACCTCATACACACAGACTATAAAAGGCTCTTATACCTCAAAATTTAAACGTTATCAAAAGAATGAAAGTTTTTCGGGAACACAAACTCAAAATTGGAATACTGTGGCTTGGAAAGGGGATCGTATTCATAAACAAATTGTATTATGGAGTACGTCTAATATTAATGGTTTAAGTTACACTGTAAGTAATTTGGTTAAGGGAGGAGATCAAATATCGTCAACGAATATAAAATTACGTTTTGGTCAATATATTAAAGGTGACCCAGAGGCTAGAACTTGTTCAGAGTATCCAACACATTCCACAACGGTTGAGATTATTGATGCTTTAAGTGATGTGACAACTACGTCTTTATCCGCTTCAGATCCTTTAAAATTATGGCTTACTATTGATATACCCAATACAGCGGTAGCTGGAGTTTATACAGGTACAGTTACTGTAAATGGTGGCGCAGCACCACTGGTTTTTAATATTTCTGTAAACGTGGTCAATTATACATTACCAGACGTTGTAAATTGGGATTTTCATTTAGATTTATGGCAATTTCCTACCCAGATTCTAAATCATTATAATACAGCTAATCCAGGCAGTCCAATGACTATTTGGTCTGATGAACATTTCGATTTATTTGAACCAGGCTATAGAATATTAGCCGACATGGGACAAAAAGGAATTGCAGCACAGATAAAAGATGGTGCTCTTGGAATGCCATCGATGATTCGTTGGATACGAAAAACAAATGGCACTTGGGAATATGATTTTACAGCTTTCGATAAGTATGTAACCACATTAATGTCTTGGGGCATAACAAAGCAAATAGATTGCTTCTCACCCGTAGGTTGGAATGAAACAGTGATCCCATATTGGAATGAAGCTACCAACTCCATAGCTAATTTAAATGCAGCTATAGGCTCTACAACATACAATACCCGTTGGGATCATTTTTTAGATGCTTTTAAAACGTTTTTAGATAGCAAAGGATGGTTTAATAAAACCGTTTTGTATTTAGATGAGGTAGAGCAAAGCAAACTGAACAATGTATTTAGTATGGTTCAAAATAATAATAGCGCATGGAAAATAGGTATTGCACATACAGCGGTATTATCAGCTTCTAATAGCAGCCAACTATATGATGCTTCAGGAATATTAGGAACCACATCTACAACAGGCAGGACAGGAAAAATTACTACTTTTTATACCAGTTGTACACAAGTACACCCTAATAGTTATGTTGCATCAGATACTAACTTGGCAGAAATGACTTGGATGGGTTGGCATGCCACAAAAGAGGGATTAGATGGTTACTTGCGTTGGGCTTATGATAATTGGAGATCCTCAGACCCTTTTAATATACAAGACGGAGCACATACGGCAGGAGATTTTGCTATGGTATATAGAAACTCAAATAACAGTCCTTCAAAATATTTACCCAGTTTAAGGTTGATTATGCTAAGAGATGGTATTCAAGACTTTGAAAAATTAAAAATATTAAAAACACAATTAGAGAGTGCTTCCGATGATTATAGTCAACAACAACTTGCAGCCTTCACTAGTATTATAAATGCCTTTGATAATACTAGTGGACCTGGTGCAGAAACTTTAGTGAAAAGAGGACAAGAAATGATTGAAGAGTTAGTACTAGGTACATTTTCATATTGCAAAGCAAATGGTGAAGCAGATACTAGTTATTATGTAAGTTCGTTAACAACAACAGGAGGAATAAATAACATAAATTTTTCTACATCTCAATACCCAACTACTGGTTACGAATATCATACTGCAACTAAATTGAGCATTCCAGTTGGAGGTAGTTTTACATTAGAACTTCAAAATTCTGCAGCTTCTAATTGCGCAAGAACTGCTGTGTGGATAGATTGGAATGACGATGAAGATTTTGAAGATACTGGTGAAATGGTCTTTTCTGGAGGAACAGCAAATACATGTAGCAATACCAAATCTTATACCATGCCTATTACTGCTCCAAATGGAGTATTATGGGGCGAAAAGCGTATGCGCATTCAAGTTAAAAAATCTGATTTAGCAATTCCAGCGCCTTGTGGTACGATAGATAAAACTGGAACCGTAGATTTTAATTTAGAATTGCTAGATCCCCATTGTGTTGTAACTGGTACAGGAGATTATAATGTAGCCTCGGTAGTAACTACTGGGGGTACAAAAAATATAAATTATACGGGTGGCGCAGGAAGTAATAATTATACAGCTGTTGATGAGAAATTAAAAATTGGTAAAGGAGATACTTTTAATCTATCGGTTAGCAATGGTAATGGTTGGTCACGGTCTATAGTTTGGGTAGATTGGAATGCTGATAACGATTTTGCAGATGCAGGAGAAAGATTAACACCTCTAAGTCCTGAAAAAGTATCAGATGCCACCGTTACGTATGATATGGATATTACTGTTCCTTCGAACGCAATAACTGGAGCTTTTAAAATGCGTATTGTTTCAGGAGATGCATGGACCTATGAAAATGCTGCGATACCTAGTATACCTTGTGGTATTCCTACTCCTGATAGCACATTAGAAAATTCAGCTATTAAAGATTTTATAATTGATACCTCTCCTGTTTTAGCAGTCAATGATATTAAGGAATATGAAGATATAAAAATATTTCCAAACCCGTTAAAACATAATAAGTTGACTATTAAACTACCCAAAATTAGAAATGAAAGCCTTGATGTAGTTCTGTTTAATATTAGAGGACAAGTTGTTCATCGTGTAAAGCTTAATGCTTTTAAAACCTATAAAAATATAGTTTTTTCTAATGAATTGGCTAATGGATTCTACTTTGTAAAAATAAGAACAAAGATGAACGAAATAATTACTAAAAAACTATTAATTGCAAAATAA